The DNA segment TCTCACGTTTCTCTGGATCCTTGCTTTCTGCTCCGTTGGCTCGTTTCCGTGGGAGAGCACCGCGGTTGCGCAAATACCGGTGGAGGATGTTTGGCAATACACGTTCGAGCCGCCGGCTGGCGGGTGGTCCAAAGTTGATTTTGAGGATTCATCTTGGGCGACCGGCACCGCTGGCTTTGGAACGCATGGGACCCCTGCGGCAAGGATCGGCACCGTTTGGGATACCAGCCAAATCTGGCTCCGGAAATCTTTTCGAGTCTTAAACGTTCCGAAGCGATCCGCACTTCTGATTCATCATGATGAAGACGCCGTTGTCTATCTGAACGGGAAGCAAGTTGCCTCTTTGAAAGGTTGGTCGGATCGCTACGACATCGTTGAATTGTCCCCAGAAGATCAGCAGGTCCTGAAGTCTGGAGTAAACACTCTGGCGGTTCACTGTCGGCAGAATAACGGCGGGCAGTTTATTGACGTTCATGTTATCGATGTGGATGCGGTTCCTGTCCTTCCAAAGCCACCACGGATGACGAAGCCGTTTGCGTCGGAATTGTTGACGCAGTGGGGGGCTACTTTAACGCCTGAAAATGCCTGGACCGAGTATCCGCGGCCACAGCTTCGGCGTCCGGATTGGGTGAACCTGAACGGCGAGTGGCAATACGCGATCACATCGATCAAGCAAACAGAAGTTCCCGCCAAATGGGACGGACCAATTTTGGTTCCCTTTTCCTTGGAATCGAAACTAGGGGGCGTTCAGTATTTGCTGGGCGATGATGAGGCGCTCTGGTACCAGCGTACTTTTATAGCGACCAAGGCCGCCGGAAAACGAACTTTACTGAACTTCGAAGCGGTGGATTACCACGCCGAAATCATTTTGAACGGTCGCCATGTTGGAACCCATGTAGGAGGGAACGATCCCTTTTCGGTGGATGTTTCACTAGCCCTGCAAGACGGACAGAATCACTTGGTGGTGCGCGTGGAAGATGCCACCGAAAAATGGCAGCTGCGAGGTAAGCAGGCACTGCAACCCAACGGAATTTGGTACACGCGCGTTTCCGGAATCTGGCAAACGGTCTGGATGGAGCAAGTTGCGGATTCCTACATCGAAGACGTCACGATCCAGACGGATGCGGAGAGCCGTTCCATTCATCTGCACGTTGACTTCGCTGGTCGCGAAATGGCATCACCTCGTTTGAAAGTGAGCGTTTTTGATAGTGAGAAGGAGGTTGCCACCGCGGATACGCCGTCGAGGGAAGTTTCCATGACGATCCCAAATGCCAAGCTCTGGAGCCCCGATTCGCCTTATCTATATCAAATCAAGGTTCAGTTATTAGGTGAATCTGGCCAGGTTGTTGACACGATTGAAACCTATGCTGGAATTCGAACGATCGGGAAAGTGCGAGACAAAGCTGGGCACCTGCGGATGACCTTAAACGGGCAGCCACTCTTTCACTGGGGGCCGTTGGACCAAGGCTGGTGGCCCGATGGATTGCTGACGCCTCCCTCGGATGAAGCGATGTTGTTTGATATCCAATATCTCAAAGATGCTGGATTTAATATGATTCGGAAACACATCAAGGTCGAACCACGGCGTTACTACTACCACTGTGATCGATTGGGGATGTTGGTTTGGCAGGATCAGGTAAGCGGCGGAGCAAGTCCGCCATGGACTCGTTTGGCTCCCGATCCGCAGGATGCCGCTTGGCCTGCGGAACCGCACCAACAGTTCATGCTTGAATTGGAGCGGATGATTGACTCGTTAGAGAATCATCCATCGATAGTTGTTTGGACTCCATTTAATGAAGCTTGGGGTCAGCATCAGTCGGTTGAAGTAACCAAGTGGACGGAGAATCGCGACCCGTCGCGGCTCGTTAATATTGCTAGTGGCGGGAACTTTTGGCCAGCCGGTGATATCGCGGATCATCATCAGTACCCACACCCAGGATTTCCCTTTGATGCCAATCGGTATGCTGATTTTATCAAGGTTGTCGGCGAATTCGGCGGCCATGGTTATCCCGTGGCTGGGCACCTTTGGGATGCGAGCCGAAACAATTGGGGTTACGGCGGACTGCCAAAAGACAAAGCCGAATATAAGCAGCGATATGTTCAGTCATTGGAAATTTTAAATCGACTGCGACAGCAAGGGATCGCCGCGGGCGTTTATACGCAGACCACGGATGTCGAAGGGGAGATCAACGGTTTGCTCACCTATGATCGCAAGATCATTAAGATTCCGGCTGAAGAGTTAGCCGAGATGCACAAGTCTCTTTTCCAGCCTACCAGCAAGGATGACTCGGAGCGGTAGCGGGGGGCCGGTTTCGCAGTGACGGCGACGCGGAGACACGGAGACACGGAGACACGGAGACACGGAGACACGGAGACACGGAGACACGGAGACACGGAGACACGGAAAAAAGCACCATTCTGTTTGGGATGGTTTACAATAGGCAGGTTGGTTGGAGCTGTCTTTTGTTTCTTGAATCCGTTGAAAACCCTTGTACTGAGAATATTGGATGTTTTGTCGTAGTTATTTGGTTCTGGTGCTGTTGGCGATTGGTATGACATGCCAAGCAGGCGAACGCCCGAATATTGTTTTTGCGTTTGCAGATGACCTTGGCTGCTACGCGGGGGCTTATGCGGACGCTGCCCATCCGTCACCAAACGACGTAATTAAGACACCGAATTTCGATCGTGTTGCCCGCGAGGGGACGTTGTTTGATAACGCATTCGTGAGCGTTCCCTCCTGCACTCCGTGCCGAGCCTCCGTAGTTTCAGGCCGTCATTTTTTCCGCAACGGAAGTCATTCGCAATTGCACCATCCTTGGGTCGATGGTGTCCCCGATCCTTGGGCAAACGTTCGGGGGTGGCCGCTGACATTGCAGGATGCGGGGTACCACATCGGATGGTCCTACAAGATGCACATTAGCGAAGATCGGATGGGTGGAAAGAAGCGAAACTATCGCCAAGCCGGTTCGGCATTTAACCGATTTTCACAAACCGTTTCCAAAGCGAAAGATCCACAGGCTGCTAAGGAGCGGTTGCTGAATGAAGTCCGCGGTAATTTTGATGCGTTCTTAGGCGATCGAACAGACGATCAGCCGTTTTACTACTGGTTCAATCCAACCAACACCCACCGTGATTGGGTTCAAGGTTCTGGCAAGGAATTGTGGGGAATCGATCCCGACGATTTACAGGGAAAATTACCAAGTTTCCTTCCCGATCAACCGGTCATTCGTGAGGACTTCGCAGACTACCTTGGCGAAGCGATGGCGTTTGATGCAGCGGTTGGAGTCTTATTAGAAACACTGACGGAACGTGGCGAGCTGGAGAATACGATTGTCGTTATCAGCGGCGATCATGGAGCTCCCGGATTTCCACGCGGCAAATGCAATCTTTACGATTTTGGAACGCGCGTTCCGCTAGCGATTCGCTGGCCTGAAAAGATGGCTGTAGGGAGGCGGATTTCAGCACCGGTTAGTCTCATCGATTTGGGAGCGACCTTTTTGGACGCGGTGCAGGTTCCGCCCACTGAAGTCATGGATGGGGAAAGCTTGATGCCTGTCCTCTCCAAAGCGGCCGCTCCAGCCGCAGACGCGTTGCGTGGTTACGCAATCACCGGTCGCGAAAACCATGTACGCGATTCCAGGCCTGGCGGCCTGCCCTACCCGATGCGAGCGATTCGCACATCCGACTACCTGTACATCATCAATTTCGCAGCGGACCGTTGGCCGGTCGCGGAACCACCGTTAGCGTCTCCAATCGAGAAGGGTATGCGGAAACGGAACGGTAAGCCGGCGCGGCCAATGGATATCGATTACGGACCCACTCGCAGTTTTTTCGAGGAATTTGAAACCAGCGAATCGATTGCCAGAGAGTGGCAACTTGGATATGGAAAGCGTCCAGCCGAGGAGCTGTACGCGGTCAACGAAGATCCCGACCAGGTCCATAACTTGGCCGCGAACCCAGCTTATGAAGACGTACGTGCCGAGCTGCGGGCAAAGTTGATGGAGGAACTGCAAACCGGCCAAGATCCCCGCGTAGTCGACCCACAAGCCGGATTCGATGCACCACCCTACGCACCCGGCGACCCCGAAATGGGACGCGTCCTCCCTCCTCTCCTCCGGGGACAGTGATCGACTTTTTCGGGGACAGTGAACGCAAAGCCGCGGTGAACTACCATTGCAGGGACTTGTTGCTACGCAATATCGATGTTTTGGCCTGAGGATTCCCGCTTGCAGCGTTTCGGACATCGAAATATTGCGTATTTAGCTGCGATTGGCTGGCTAAGTACGCACCGGTAGCGTCTGCGACACGAATGTCCCTTTTTTTATACCGGCGAATGGCTTGTCGGAGCTATGACTGCGTACGGGTAGTGACCTGCCCGAGACCCGTCGCGGTCGAGCTCTGCTGATCAGCGGCTGCTCGCGCGGCTATTCGCTCACGAACAACACGGCAGGCATGCTTTCCGAGTTGTGTTTTGCAGCGGCGTTCGAATTGCATGTTCCGCTCGGCAACTTGGGCGATATTGATTGTTTCGCCCCTTAGGTAGATTGGTGTTTGAAGCTTTTGTTTCGTCAATGCTTCGTTCGCCTGTAGTTCGGGGCGTGATTCCAGTGCTAGGTGCCAGAGGAGGCGTTCGTATGCTTCAAGCCGCATCGGGAGGCAGCCACGACGCAATTGTGGTTCTGCGGTGGTTCTCAGCGAATTTGTTGCTTTTTTGCCTGCGACGCGAACCTTTTTGCCGTCCACTTCACTGCTCAGTTCTAGAGGGGCGAGCCAGTTTGATGAGTCGACTTGGTCATCTTCCAGTGTCCGTAATCGCTCGCCAATCGAGACTTCCTGGTAGTCTTCCAGTGAATCGGCTAGACCGGCCCGAAGCGGATTCAGATCGACGTAGCTCATGCACGCTAGAACGTCGGCTTCGTCTAGCAAACGATTCAGTTTGAATCGCTCTTCAAAAAACCTGCCAGTGCAATCGTCTTCAATATTGCACTCGCGAGCGATTGTCTGGCACATCAGACGAACAAACCAGGAGATATTGGAGAGTCTGGAACGAAGTTCTTCAACGCGTTTAGGGTCATTTACGATCTTAGAAATTTCGCTTTCCTGGATTTTGCCTCGATGTTTTTTGGGAACACGTTTGCGAGAAAGGACAGAGAGCCAGCGTACGGCAACTTCGCGATCCGTAAGCTTTTGCACTAAATCCGGGCGATTGCGGAGCACACAATGCCAGTGATTTGACATGATTGCGTATGAAAGTACGTCGACACAGAGGTATTTGCTTAGGAACTCCATTCGATCGCGAAACCGGTTGCGGCGGTAGGAGTAGTCGATCCCGGTATAGGGGTCGATTCCATGTAGAAAACTTTTTCTGACTGTGCGGTTATAGACATGATATACGCCTACCTCTTTTTTAGCGAAGATTTCGTAACGGCCTAGTCGACACATGGCACTGCCCTCCCATGAAAGTCAAGAAATTAGATTCAGCCAATATAACGCAGTTTCGTTGGCTTGCATCAGAAAAAAAGATTGCCTTTTTTATTTCGGTTGAAATGAACAACTAAGTTGATCGCCGTGTTGCACTTGAGTCGCGAGATGAGCTGGTTTTGTGGTTTTGCTAGCACAATAGTTGGTGAATCGTGTTTGGTTGTTGAGGCTAGCAAGATCACTTTGGGGACATCGCTGAAAAACCGGTCGGTGCGTTTGGCTTTGCGTGCACTGTCCCCGTAAGAGTTCTCGTTGGTCTTGCGTGTACTGTCCCCGTGAAAGATTTTGGTTGCGAGAATCGCTAAGTCGAGCACCAAGTTGCACTTGAGGAGAGGTTTGAGCTAACTTCATAGATTTGCTAGCACACTGTGTGGTAAATCGTGTTTCCCTGTTGAGGCTATCGAGGATCACTTTTGGGGCATCGCTGAAAAGCAGTCTGGATGGTTGGGTTTGCGTGCACTGTCCCCTCGGGAAATTGCTGAAAAGCAGTCGGAGCGTTTGGCCCTGTGTGCACTGTCCCCGCAAGAGTTCCGTCGGAGCGTTTGGCCCTGTGTGCACTGTCCCCGCAAGAGTTCCGTCGGAGCGTTTGGCCCTGTGTGCACTGTCCCCGCAAGAGTTCATAAAGTTGAGCTGTACTGATCGAGAGAATTTGTGAATAATGCCATCGCTGTTGCGTTCGTTTGCTTTGGGAGATTTCGTAACCAACCAATGCGAACGTTCGTAGCAGCTTCTAATCCAAATCTTTGCCGTGCTTACGAAAACGGCCTCCTTTTTGACGGACCAGGATTGGGGGTGGGGGCTGGTCGGTTTTATTTGCTTGGCTTGGCGACTTGTTTTTATTTTGCCCTGGGGCCACCGGCGATTCTTGGGCGTTACAATGGTCTCCTGATCTAACGTAATTCTCTGCGGCGAAACGTCGCGGTGGGTGGCTTTTCCTTTTCCTTCGATCACCATTTTGTGGACGACTGAAGCGATCTCTCTTTGTGAGGTAAATCGGATGTCGGATCCGCGACGTGGAATTCCTCCTGGCCGACTTGTTGGGCTGGGGATGGAACTGGCCGTCGTGATTTTAGTGGCCACTGGATTGGGCTATTTGGTCGATACTTATCTCCTCAAGGCGGAGCAGCCTTGGGGGTTAATTTGCGGTTGTTTGCTCGGATTTGCGGTTGGCATGACCAATGTGGTTCGCGTCAGTCGCAATTGGTAAGAACAGCTCGGAAACCTAATAAAACTGATGACTCTCGCGAAACCCATGGTCGATCCTCGTCGTGTTGCCGTCGCTACGGTAACCGTTTGGATGCTGCTGGCCGGTGGTCTTTTGGCGATGGAGTCGGCGACGGGCGCGGTCGTCGGTCATACGCTGGCACAGATTGTTGGCGGGATCTCGTTGGGGATTGCCCTGCTGGGCATCGTGCCTCTGCGGATGGCTTGTCGTGGTGCCGCCGCAGGCGAGAGCACTTCGGTGATGGCCGGGGTCATGATGTCTCTGTCGCTGAGGTCCTCTTTAACGATTTTCTTTCTGATTTTGGCGTGGAAAACGGGTATGGCCCCTCGACAACTAGTCGGCCTGTGGGCCATCTTCTGGTACGCCAGTCTCTTGGCAACTGAAGTAGTCGTTGTGGTCCGCCATTTCCTTGCCACAAACCGTCCTGATTCGCTGCTCGGCATTCCTGCCACGAAGCACATCACGGAGTCCCCTGCTCGATGATTTCCGCTTTGCTATCTCCGCTCGTTCCGACGTTTGCCTCCGCCGAAGGTGGTGGGCACGATCCGGTCGATCACGTTTTGCCGCATCCGCTGCATCACGAGCCGTTGTTCACCTATGACGTGCCCGGCATGGATGGGGACATGCCGTTTCTGCATATCTACGACGGCATCTATAGTTTTTACATTACGAATCACATGCTGATGACCCTGTTTTCAGGGGTGTTGGTCGTGGTGGCTTTTTGGTTGGTTTCGCGTCGCATTCGCCCCGTCGGTGATGGGATCAAAGCGGTTCAGACAGAAGGGCGATTTGCTCAGCTGATGGAAACCATGTGCGCCTTTGTCCGAGACGAGGTCGCGCGGCCTAACCTTCAGCACCTGACGGACAAATATATTCCGTATGTCTGGACGATCTTCTTTTTCATCCTGTTCTGCAATGTGCTGGGTTTGATCCCGTTTGGTCCTGTGCTGTACTTGCTTACAGGTAATCAAGAGTTTACGCATTGGGGTGGAACCGCAACGAGCAACTTGGCATTGAATGGCATTTTGGCTTTGCTTTCTTTTGTCGCGATCATTGTTATCGGGATTCGTGAATCGGGTGCGGCCGCCTTTTTCGGACACTTTAACCCGATCGGCTGGGATCCTAAGATGTTGCCCATGGCTTTGGGACTGTATGTCCTCGAGTGGATGGGGTTAGTGATCAAATGTGTGGTCTTGGCCATGCGGTTGTTCGGCACGATGATGGCTGGCCACTTGGTGATCGCCGCCTTTATCGCATTGATTTTTGCAGCTGCTGAAGCGAGTGCAAGTTTGGGATATGGCGTAGGCATCGCGGTCCTGATGGGCGGGACAGTGTTGACGTTGTTGGAACTGTTTATCTGTTGCTTGCAAGCCTTTATTTTCACCTTTTTAACTGTCTTGTTTATCTCCGCTGGTGCGGTCCATCACCATCATGGCGACGGTCATGATGACGAAGAATTGGATCCGCTAAGTGATGCAGGGCAAATGGATATGGACAAGCTGTTGGACCCGGCCCGGTTAGGGCCAGCCACCTAGTTTGTTTCTGAAGCACAACAAAAAATTACTTTGACCTTTACCTTTCGGCTTCGGCCAAACCAACCCCGACTGCACACCGTTGACAGTCTTATTGACAGGAGCGACCTGAGAGATGTTTGAATTCGCATTGATGATGGTAACTTTCGCCCAAGAGACCGCCTTGACCGTTCCTGACTGGGGACGTGCAGGTATTGGTGTCGGCATGGGATTGATCTTGATCGGTGCCGGATTGGGCATTGGTCGCATCGGTGGTTCGGCTGTTGAAGCGATGGCTCGTCAGCCAGAAGCGAGTGGACAGATTGGTACCAACATGCTGATCGCTGCCGCTCTGATCGAGGGTGTGACCGTGATCGCGTTGATCCTTGCGTTCATTCTGCCGAGCGTTAAATAGGTTTTCGCCCCGGTTTTGAATCGAACGAGACCACTGATTGTCGTAGGAAATCAAATGACCCGATTTACATTGTGGATGCTGCTGGCGATGGTGCCAGTGATGGGAATCGCTCTAGCCCCAGCCTCGTTGATGGCTGCGGATGAAGCGGTAGCAGGTGAGGTGGAAGGAGCGGAAGCTTCGGAAGATCACGAACATGCGGCCCATCCGGCTAGCCCTCTGCTGAACGTTGATGTTGGGTCCGCTATTTGGAATCTGCTGATTTTCGGCACGGTCTTTTTCATTCTTGCAACCTTTGTGTGGCCACCAATCCTGAAGGGATTGCAGGCTCGTGAAGACAAGATTCGAACGGATCTTGAAGGAGCGGAGGATGCTCGCAAAGAAGCGATTGCTCTTCGAGGCGATCTGCAGAAACAACTGGATGACGCTCAGTCAAAAGTCCAGGCGATGCTTTCGGATGCTCAGAAAGATGCCGATGTAAAGGGTCAACGGATTGTGGCTCAAGCGAAGGAAGCCGCCGAACGGCAGCTCAATCGCTCGATCGCCGAAATCCAGACCGCCAAACAGGTTGCCCTGTCCGAAATGGCAGGCCAGACCGCCGATATCGCGATGACGTTGGCCAAACAGGTCGTCGGTCGCGAATTGAAAGCCGATGATCATGCGGAGCTGATTCGTCAGTCGCTTGACCGTCTGCCTAGCAATAACTAGTAGCAAACTGCGTATCCCTGTGGCTTTTGTCACGCTTTGTTTTCTCACCTGCTGACGGGAATCGATGCAAGAGTCGATCAAACACGAAACGGTCCTCGACACGGGCGCTGAACAGCTAGGCGCTACGTACGCGACGGCTCTGTTGGCGGCTGCCAAATCAGAGGGTGCGGTAGATGAAGTGCTGTCCCAGTTGGGGCAATTGGTCACTGAAACGCTCCGTCAGCACCCTTCCTTGGCGTCGGTGCTTGAGTCTCCGCGGGTCAACGTCGAAGAGAAACAGCGGGTTCTCGATCGGCTGCTCGGAAGTCAAGTTCATCCGGTGTTGCTGCGGTTCCTGAAAGTGACTGCAGTACGCGGTCGGCTGGAATACCTGTCGGCCATGCTGCGATCGGCTGAGACTCAGCATAATGAAGCGGAAGGTCGCTTAGTGGCGGAAGTTCGTTCGGCGGTCCCTTTGACCGATACGCTGCGAAAACAAATCCGCGAACAGTTGTCAAGCAAGTTCTCCAAAGACGTTCGTTTGATCGAACAGGTCGACCCTGCGGTGATCGGAGGGGTTGTGATCCGCATTGGGGACACCGTCTTCGACGCGAGCGTTGCCCAACGGCTGGAAGCGATGTCGCAGAAGGCGAGTAGTGGTTTTGCAAAGCACCTGCTGGAACGTTTTGATCAGTTCGCAAGCGACGCTAGTTAGTTCGAAATTTACAGATAACCATCCTTATTTTTTACACTCCCGCCCCTCCCGGTAGGAAAACAGGCGAATGAAGTTTAACTCCGACGAAATCGCTTCGGTCCTGCAACAAGAGATCGAGCAGTTCGAAAATAAAATCGACGTCCGCGAAGTCGGTACCGTGCTGGAAGTAGGGGATGGTATCGCTCGCGTTTACGGTCTTTCTGGTGTCATGGCCGGGGAAATGGTTCAATTTCCTAACGAGGCAATCGGACTGGCTTTTAACCTGGAAGAGAATAGCGTTGGGGTCATCATTCTTGGTGACTACCTGACTATTAAAGAAGGGGATGAAGTCCGAGCCCTAGGGACA comes from the Roseimaritima multifibrata genome and includes:
- a CDS encoding sulfatase family protein, encoding MFCRSYLVLVLLAIGMTCQAGERPNIVFAFADDLGCYAGAYADAAHPSPNDVIKTPNFDRVAREGTLFDNAFVSVPSCTPCRASVVSGRHFFRNGSHSQLHHPWVDGVPDPWANVRGWPLTLQDAGYHIGWSYKMHISEDRMGGKKRNYRQAGSAFNRFSQTVSKAKDPQAAKERLLNEVRGNFDAFLGDRTDDQPFYYWFNPTNTHRDWVQGSGKELWGIDPDDLQGKLPSFLPDQPVIREDFADYLGEAMAFDAAVGVLLETLTERGELENTIVVISGDHGAPGFPRGKCNLYDFGTRVPLAIRWPEKMAVGRRISAPVSLIDLGATFLDAVQVPPTEVMDGESLMPVLSKAAAPAADALRGYAITGRENHVRDSRPGGLPYPMRAIRTSDYLYIINFAADRWPVAEPPLASPIEKGMRKRNGKPARPMDIDYGPTRSFFEEFETSESIAREWQLGYGKRPAEELYAVNEDPDQVHNLAANPAYEDVRAELRAKLMEELQTGQDPRVVDPQAGFDAPPYAPGDPEMGRVLPPLLRGQ
- a CDS encoding glycoside hydrolase family 2 protein, whose protein sequence is MQRLTFLWILAFCSVGSFPWESTAVAQIPVEDVWQYTFEPPAGGWSKVDFEDSSWATGTAGFGTHGTPAARIGTVWDTSQIWLRKSFRVLNVPKRSALLIHHDEDAVVYLNGKQVASLKGWSDRYDIVELSPEDQQVLKSGVNTLAVHCRQNNGGQFIDVHVIDVDAVPVLPKPPRMTKPFASELLTQWGATLTPENAWTEYPRPQLRRPDWVNLNGEWQYAITSIKQTEVPAKWDGPILVPFSLESKLGGVQYLLGDDEALWYQRTFIATKAAGKRTLLNFEAVDYHAEIILNGRHVGTHVGGNDPFSVDVSLALQDGQNHLVVRVEDATEKWQLRGKQALQPNGIWYTRVSGIWQTVWMEQVADSYIEDVTIQTDAESRSIHLHVDFAGREMASPRLKVSVFDSEKEVATADTPSREVSMTIPNAKLWSPDSPYLYQIKVQLLGESGQVVDTIETYAGIRTIGKVRDKAGHLRMTLNGQPLFHWGPLDQGWWPDGLLTPPSDEAMLFDIQYLKDAGFNMIRKHIKVEPRRYYYHCDRLGMLVWQDQVSGGASPPWTRLAPDPQDAAWPAEPHQQFMLELERMIDSLENHPSIVVWTPFNEAWGQHQSVEVTKWTENRDPSRLVNIASGGNFWPAGDIADHHQYPHPGFPFDANRYADFIKVVGEFGGHGYPVAGHLWDASRNNWGYGGLPKDKAEYKQRYVQSLEILNRLRQQGIAAGVYTQTTDVEGEINGLLTYDRKIIKIPAEELAEMHKSLFQPTSKDDSER
- the atpB gene encoding F0F1 ATP synthase subunit A, which encodes MISALLSPLVPTFASAEGGGHDPVDHVLPHPLHHEPLFTYDVPGMDGDMPFLHIYDGIYSFYITNHMLMTLFSGVLVVVAFWLVSRRIRPVGDGIKAVQTEGRFAQLMETMCAFVRDEVARPNLQHLTDKYIPYVWTIFFFILFCNVLGLIPFGPVLYLLTGNQEFTHWGGTATSNLALNGILALLSFVAIIVIGIRESGAAAFFGHFNPIGWDPKMLPMALGLYVLEWMGLVIKCVVLAMRLFGTMMAGHLVIAAFIALIFAAAEASASLGYGVGIAVLMGGTVLTLLELFICCLQAFIFTFLTVLFISAGAVHHHHGDGHDDEELDPLSDAGQMDMDKLLDPARLGPAT
- a CDS encoding AtpZ/AtpI family protein — translated: MSDPRRGIPPGRLVGLGMELAVVILVATGLGYLVDTYLLKAEQPWGLICGCLLGFAVGMTNVVRVSRNW
- the atpH gene encoding ATP synthase F1 subunit delta; amino-acid sequence: MQESIKHETVLDTGAEQLGATYATALLAAAKSEGAVDEVLSQLGQLVTETLRQHPSLASVLESPRVNVEEKQRVLDRLLGSQVHPVLLRFLKVTAVRGRLEYLSAMLRSAETQHNEAEGRLVAEVRSAVPLTDTLRKQIREQLSSKFSKDVRLIEQVDPAVIGGVVIRIGDTVFDASVAQRLEAMSQKASSGFAKHLLERFDQFASDAS
- the atpE gene encoding ATP synthase F0 subunit C, with translation MFEFALMMVTFAQETALTVPDWGRAGIGVGMGLILIGAGLGIGRIGGSAVEAMARQPEASGQIGTNMLIAAALIEGVTVIALILAFILPSVK
- the atpF gene encoding F0F1 ATP synthase subunit B, which produces MTRFTLWMLLAMVPVMGIALAPASLMAADEAVAGEVEGAEASEDHEHAAHPASPLLNVDVGSAIWNLLIFGTVFFILATFVWPPILKGLQAREDKIRTDLEGAEDARKEAIALRGDLQKQLDDAQSKVQAMLSDAQKDADVKGQRIVAQAKEAAERQLNRSIAEIQTAKQVALSEMAGQTADIAMTLAKQVVGRELKADDHAELIRQSLDRLPSNN